Below is a window of Halomonas sp. Bachu 37 DNA.
CCTTTTTACGGTTGCTACGCGGGTTAGCCATGTTGATGTCTATTCCTGTCTTTACGCCAGAACGTGCGTGTTATTTGCGGATCGGCTTACGCGGGCCCTTGCGGGTACGCGCGTTAGTCTTTGTCCGCTGACCACGCAGCGGGAGACTACGACGATGACGCAGACCACGATAGCAACCCAAGTCCATGAGACGCTTGATATTCAGCGTAACATCACGACGAAGGTCGCCTTCTACGGTGTACTTGCCGACTTCAGAACGCAGGGTGTCCAGCTCATCAGAGGACAGATCCTGAATCTTGGTAGTCGGGGCAATACCGGCAGCAGCACAAACGTGCTCTGCGCGAGTACGGCCAATCCCGAAGATATAGGTCAGCGAGATCGCCGCATGCTTGTTGTCCGGGATATTGACGCCTG
It encodes the following:
- the rpsM gene encoding 30S ribosomal protein S13, which codes for MARIAGVNIPDNKHAAISLTYIFGIGRTRAEHVCAAAGIAPTTKIQDLSSDELDTLRSEVGKYTVEGDLRRDVTLNIKRLMDLGCYRGLRHRRSLPLRGQRTKTNARTRKGPRKPIRK